The sequence AGATAACCTAttgagtgggagaaaatatttgcaaagcacatcTGATTAAGGGATTAATATGTAGACTATAAGGAACTTCTGTaactcaataaaaacaataaaaaaccctaaatgacccaatttaaaagtgggcaaagaacttgaatagacaattctctaaagagatatataaatggccaacaagcatatgaacagattctcaacatcactaatcatgtgagataatatctcataCTTATAAGGATGTCCAggttcaaaaacaaacaaacaaaaaataccccagaaaataagaagtgttggcaaggatgtggagaaattaaaacCCTTAAACACTATGGGAACGTAAAAATGGCACAGCCATTAGGAAAACAGTATGagtttctcaaaaaaatgaaaaatagtattaccatatgatccactaatcccacttctgggtagatatccaaaagaattcaaaacagaaTCTTGAGGAGGTATTTGCACACCTATGCTCACTGCAGTATTATTCTCAGTAGGTAagaggtagaagcaacccaaatagACAACTGAAAGGTGGGTAAAAAATTAGCATATACATTTTATGGTGGAATATTATACAACCTTAAAATGGAAGGAAACCTtatcaaaaatggataaattttaagGACactatgctaagagaaataaagcatTCGCAAAAGGACAGATCATTTCATTCATATGAAGTATCTGAAGTGGtcaaaatcataaaaacagaaagtttaGAAAGTTGTTTTCAAGGGCTgggtgaaggagagaaaaggaattaGTATTTAATGGTTATAGAGTTTCaattttgcaagataaaaaaattcTAGAGCTATGCTGCACAATGATGAATATATTTAACACTAtttaactataaattaaaaatggttaagatgctAAAATTGTTATatgtttttaccacaataaaaagttaCAATTTTAATTTAGCCAAAAATTGTATTACTGCATAAAATACATGACAAATCCAAAAGTGTGTGACATGCAtatgtaaagttaaaaataaaaaaatttagccttggccagtgtggctcagttggttggagtgtcatctaaTGCACCAAAAGCTTGCGAGTTCTATTCCAATTCAGAGAACAGaattaggttgtgggttcgatccccagttggggctcatgCAGAGGCACATGCAGagggcaactaatcaatgtttctctctctcttttcctctttttctcctctctctctctctccctcccccttcctcgcTCTCGAAAAAACAAGGGGAAAAGTTCTTCagatgaggataataataatatgtatatCCATGTACCCACCACACAGCttagaaatagaatattattaatCTCCTAGAGGGCTTCTCTatgtccttcctccctgccttcctcccccagaGGTAACTATCCTGAACATTTGAATTAATCCTTCTCttgctttttcaaatagttttacCACTAATATGTGTGTATcactaaacaatatatttttgcctaaattgaactttatataaatggaatcatatatcCTCCTTTaacttatctctttttctctgatctcatattctctttttaaacatGAATCTCTGAGGTTCATCATACTGACGCATGAGTATTGTGATACATGAAAACATgacaatttattttctaatctgtTCTTAATGGGCATTTAAGATATTTCCAGTTCTGAGATATTGCAGATGGTCATTACTCCTGtgaatatttttgtacttttcttgGTCCTGGTGTTGTTATGCAAAATTTTCTCTAAGCCCTAGATTTTAGAATATAAACATagataagtgaaaaataaattggaaacaacctaaaaagTTAACCGGACATATTTATATGATAGAATATTATACAGTAGTCAAAAGGAATGAATCTGATTTTTCTGTATCATTGTAGATCATAAAAACATTATATGGaaagaaaagtgagagaaaaacaagaataatgAATCATGATATTTAAgtaaagagaatttaaaagcacaCCTAACACAATATATcgtacataaaaatataaaaagtagacTGGAAGTATATACACTAAAATCATGATAGTGGTTGCttctggggaagaagggaaaggggactTCGGATTTTATgtgtaatgttttatttcctttaaaaagggTTAAAAGTAAATATGATACAAGATTAACAGTTGTTAATTTGGGGTGGAAGAATATGGGTATtagttatattgttttttttaaatttgtatgttttaagtttctttttttttttaagtcatagaTTACACCCAGAAGGATGTAGGGTAGAAGGATGTGTGaacatcatttaaatatttatgagtttGCCTGATAGTTCATCTGGTATTCAAAATTTACATGCTGTGAAAATCccactgaaatttattttttgtggttttcattcttttgatataattttcaaagaaacagcagttaaaaaaattttttgtgcaAAATGTCGTACTGTTTCCATAGGACAGATGCCCAGACATGTAATTACTGGGTCAAAGAGGGTGAATCTTTGAAGTATTTGCTGCCTTCGAGGAATATGTCCTAATACACCTTCGTTTGGAAAGTCCCACCTTGAAATATAGCAAATCTAGGAGTGCTTTCTATAGGCATAAAAGGTCCATCCTTTATTTAATTACTCTTAACTGATACTTAATTCTTCCACTTTGGTTGATACATATACCTTTGCATTAACCTCTGGCTTAATTAGTATTTGCCTACATAAAATGTTGATCCTACTCAtggaaagacacaaaaagaacatATGTTTGCTCAGTATTAGGAAGGGCTTTTTAAAGAGAGAACTATTCAAAGACAGACGGCCCCCAGTATTGGACGTAGGTGAGCAGAGACTGCACAATTTCTTGGCAGAACATTATAgattccttctttcattccttaGACCTTTAAGAAACACCTCTTCCTTCAGCCACATGCAAGGACCTAAAGACCAAAGGTGAACAATTTTAGGGTGCTGCCACCCAGCCTAAGCCTCAAGAGTTTAACTGAATGATCCGGTCTGGGGTTCTCTGAATTCTTTGTTGATGGCTGGACCTTAATTTTAAGTTTGGAGGGTGTGCCAGTGCAAATGAAGGACTGGAAACCCAGAAAATGAAACagcctaaaaaaagaaagattttacttattcttagagagacgggaagggagggagaaagagagggagggtaaCCTCCTATGTGAAAGAGAAGAATCCACCCGCCTCCACTGGGCTGCGCCCCATCCGGGACGAGCCCCGAATCCACGCGTAAGCCCTGACCCGGAATGATTccgcgacctttcgctttgctgGAGGACGCCCAACCCACTCTACCACACGGCCAGGGAGAAAGCAGCTTTTATGAGATTTCAATTAATTACGTTTCTCAAAACGATTCGTCAAGTTCACTTGTGGGTGTTGTTAGATGCAAAGATAAATTCTCGCTGAAGGGACATTCAGGTGCAGGAAAGGAAAGGGCGAGACTCTTGGGAAGCGGGCAGTTGAGCTAAAAAAAGCTGTGTCTCCTAGTCTTCTCCCAATTTGGCTCGTTTCATGTATTCCTCGCCTCCTCGGTACCAAGACCCCATACCCTGGGAGCTGAATTAGCGCCGGCGGGCGAGCTAGCTGGTGGGTCATTCAGTAGGCCGGAACCTCCCAGGCAAGTTCGCGAGGCAGTGCGCCCGGGGAAGCGTTTGAGCGCTGCACCGCCCTGCGCCATGCCCTTCAGCCCAGTGCTCGGAGGAGAAAGCTTAGGACTTGGGGCTCGGCTGTGGTTGTGAGGGTTTTCGTTGTAGTTAGCGGTCTGAGGCCAACCCTCTGGCAAGAGCGGCGTCATCATGCTAAGCGGACGGCCGGGCCGAGTGCCCTTACAGTTCCTGCCGGATGAGGCCCGGAGCCTGCCCCCGCCCAAGCTGACCGACCCGCGGCTCGTCTACATCGGCTTCTTGGGCTATTGCTCGGGTCTGCTAGATAACGCGATCCGGCGGAGGCCGGTGATGTTGACCGGTGAGGGCTGCGCGAGCGGGATccggtgggaggagagagggtctCAGGGTTGCGAGCCGGCTCTGCCATAGGTTCCTTCGCTTTTCCCGGCATTTTCGCCTAGCAGGCCCCACCTCGCCTTCCTGGGGCATCCGCGCGCCCCGTGAGCTATTTAGAATTCGGGGGGGCCAGAGTGTCATTTGGCTCTTCAGGAGACTGAGGTGGAGTGAAACCCACGACCCCACAGTGAGTCTGTGAAGGACCCAGCAGTGGATTGCCTGCCACCCTCTCATTTCGCGCTGTGGTGTATGCAAAACTGAGCGTTCACTCCATGCCATGTACTACTGAAACTACGTACATTATAGCATTTAATCCTCAAGACACCTTATGGGGAGATGTTATCCACAATGAGAAAACAGAACCTTAGAGAGGTTAGAgcagcttgtccaaggtcatatgGCTCACAAGTAGCAGGGCCTGTTTTAATCCTCAGAGTCTGTATTGGAAAGCAGTGCTGTCAAACTCAATGTGCATACTGCTAATAACCTGGTATCATGTTAAAATGTGCATTCTGATTCATTAGGTCTGGGAAGGGGCCTGATATTAACAGACTAGCAGacactgctgctgctggtgctgctgtggAGACCCCACTTTGAGTGGGAATCTTTAAAACACTGGGCTGTCTTTTCTAGTATGTCAGTGGTGTCCTGTCAGAGCTGGTAAGAACTAACACAGTAGCTGTGCTAAGGGTTATGGACCACCAAACGGAAAAGTGGAGGGAAACTGAAAGATTTTGAACTTAGCTTTGACTTATCAGGCAGATACTAGGAAACAGCCTTCCAGGGCCATGGGACTAGGGGGAATAAGTGAAGGCAAAGGTCTCTGGATGGGGGGTAGTTTGATGACTGAATGAGTGCAGAGTAGGACAATAAGGCTACAAACAATTGTAGGGAGATCATGGCAATTTATTCTCCAGGCAGAAAGGAACCTTTTAGCTTTTGATTGGTAGGGGCCAGACAGAGATGCAACGATCAGACGTGTGTTTTAAAAGGTCAACTTGGTCAACAATGTGCAGCAACACTGATGGGAGCCAAGGAGCCCAGTTAGGAAGAAAGGTAATACAGTGGTTCCTGCAACCAGGAACCACGTCACTTGTGCCTCTTTTGCCTTCTTCCATCTGTATGTTATACCCGGAAGTCAGCTTCCAGTGCTCAAATAGTACTGAAATCCCATCTCCCTTGGATAGGCCTCTACTATAGCAATTTGCATATTAATAGAGATGAGTTCACCCTTTTAAGTCCAGGAAAGTTCTGGGAAGGCTTCTTAGCAGAAGCAATGTCTGAGATGAGCCTGCAAGGATCAGTAAGTCACTGGGCAGAGAAAATGAACAGTGCACATAATGTAGAAGCAAGAAGAAGCCTAGTTTGTGTGAGGAATTAAAAGTAGTTCAGTGTGCTCCAGTAGATTGGGTATCGTCCCAGAGACCGAAAGGTTGCGAGTTccattctggtcagggcacatgcctggattgcaggtttcatccctggtTGAATgggtataagaggcaaccaatcaatgtttctctctctccctcccttcctgtctctctagaaatagataaatcttaaaaaaaaaaaaaaaaaaaaaaaaaaaagccctggctggtgtagctcactggattgagcacaggctgtgaaccaaagggtcaccagtttgattcccagtcagggcacatgactggttgcaggccaggtccccagtaggggccacctgagaggcaactgcacattgatgtttctctccctctttatctccctcccttcccctctctctaaaataaataaataaataaataaaagtcttagaaaaaaatagttcagTGTTGCTGGAACACAGTGTGCATATCAGGGAGCATAAGAAGGTGAAGGTGGGAGAGTTGGCTCATGAAGGGCTTAGGAGGTCATTTGTAAGAATTTGTACTTCTGTTGAGCATAACTGAAGAAGGAATCAATAAGCAAGGTTTATATCTTAGTAAAAATTCTAGTGACAGGATAAAAGCTGGGATCATTGTGGAGTGAAAAATGAGATGAAGGGGAGACCAGCTAGTACAAATGAGAGATAAgtgaggaaaggaaatatttaccAGGCAGAACTGGCAGCACTCAGTGACTGGATGTGGGGAGGAGGGTAGGAAAAGAAGGATGATTACTGTGTGTATTACCCAGGACTTGGATTCCTGGGTAACTGGTCTTATTCTTAGAATTAGGAGGAAGAGGTATGTATAGGAAGGAAATTAGTTCATTTTGGGATATCGAAGTGAACGTATCTGTCAAACATTTGGATGTATCTGTTCATCGACATGGGTGTCTGAGTTGGATATATTTGTGGGTTGCCAGGACATGGGTAGTAGATACAAGTATAGTAATAAACCAGTTCTCCAAAGGAAGATATGTAGGATAAGAAGTGGAGGACTGAGGGTGGAATTCGGGGGCTTAGGTAGAAAATCAAACCTGCATTTAGCCTTTtgcaaaaaatatttctgtatatcAAGTTGATATCTTTGGATCTCCCCTTCAGACTTTTGGCTTTCTCTAGAGCATGGGATTTGACCCTCTCCATTCTCAttagaatataattatttttttaatatgatgattttataaatatagttttcAAATAGATAATACATGCAAATGGGATGAAATTTAGATGGGACAGAAGAGAATTGAGATATATTTGTAGTGTAGGCTGCTACTTTAGTAGCCACTAAATATGCAAATGTAAACCAGTATATGGAGACCAGCCACACTGCTTGAAGACCATTTGTAAAGGACTTTGTCTTAGCTCATCACTTCCCAAACAAGTCCTGGAATACAAATTAGTTGAGGTCTAAAGTTAACTtagtgaagaagaaaatatttttttctgttctcagtCTAGCATTTGGGATTTATCCACCTTTTTCCATGAAGAAATTTATAaaacctcaatttttaaaatcttggacTCTATTGATAATGATGTTTGTAGACTTAACATTGCTTTTCATAATTGTCAAGTTGCTTTAAGAAGACATGGCAAGATCAAGGCTGCTTGTTCAGAATAGCCAGATAGAaaagcccttttttaaaaaaaaatttagaagaaataataaattatatatctgaaataTAAGATTATAACCTTTACTGCACATTGCCTGgctgatttttgctttctttgggaTTTGTCATTTGAATTTCAGGTTTGCATCGCCAGCTTCTATATGTTACGTCCTTTGTTTTTATTggatattatcttttaaaacGTCAAGACTATATGTATGCTGTGAGGGACCATGATATGTTCGCATATATAAAATCACATCCGGAAGATTTTCCTGAAAAAGGTATTTCAAGTTAATTGTCTAAAACCTTTCTTACTCTGCATCATTTTCCCCAGTTAATCTTTTCCATGCCTATGGCCTCAggttccctttctattttgttgactCCCATATTGTTGTCTATAGACCAGAATTCTCTTTAATTCAAATACCCAGGTTCTGGCTAACTACCTCAGATAGTGAACAGAACCTCACAGCCGTCTGCCAGCCCAGACCCGTTCTGTGTCCTGCTTCAGAGATGGTGCTGCTGTGCTCCTGGGTACTCCAGCCCGATTCCTGGGAATCATCtccaagttttttcttttactccccaTTAGTCATCAAGTCTTACTGTTCTTTCTATTTCTCAACTCTgaactctcctctctctcccactctaTGCTGGTGCAGGTCCTAATAATCTTTTGCTTGGATCGTTGCTCTTGCTTCCAGCTCTCCTCCATTTTTGGTCTTACTGAAGTTCACATCTCAGGCTGAGTGTCTGGTAGAAGCACTTTCCCATACCTTTAATCCTCCACGTTACATACACAAAGATGTGTCCCTCCTTAGACTGCAGCTTTGTCTGtttccccagcctccagcacagAGTGTGAACAAGTCCTGGTGCACATAGTGgacactaaataaataatagctgACCTGAGCAACACAGAACCCTGCCTCATCTCCCATAATCCATCTCCTGCCTCACAAAATGCTATGTTCTGAACCTGCCCTGTATCATTTGTACACACTGTCCCTTTTTCTTGAACCCCCTCTTGCCCATTTCCACCCTGTCTATCTGGCAAATTCCTGTCCAAGGTTCATCTTGATGAAGTTTTTACCCAGTTACAGACAGGAATTTCCTCAGCAC is a genomic window of Phyllostomus discolor isolate MPI-MPIP mPhyDis1 chromosome 6, mPhyDis1.pri.v3, whole genome shotgun sequence containing:
- the NDUFC2 gene encoding NADH dehydrogenase [ubiquinone] 1 subunit C2, whose amino-acid sequence is MLSGRPGRVPLQFLPDEARSLPPPKLTDPRLVYIGFLGYCSGLLDNAIRRRPVMLTGLHRQLLYVTSFVFIGYYLLKRQDYMYAVRDHDMFAYIKSHPEDFPEKDKKTYAEILEEFHPVR